One genomic region from Chionomys nivalis chromosome 17, mChiNiv1.1, whole genome shotgun sequence encodes:
- the Trmu gene encoding mitochondrial tRNA-specific 2-thiouridylase 1 isoform X2, with translation MPLPLAIMQGPRWRMKRSLSRSTLRDQMGCSEIDLKSEIVSQDALRRTIFPLGDLTKEFVKKIAAENRLHHVLQKKESMGICFIGKRNFEHFILQYLQPRPGKFISIEDNTVLGTHKGWFLYTLGQRAKISGLREPWYVVEKDGTKGDVLVAPQVDHPALYRDLLRTNRVHWIAEEPPAALVRDKMMECHFRFRHQMALVPCVLTLNQDGTVWVTAVKAVRGLALGQFAVFYKGDECLGSGKILRLGPSAYTLQKGKNRTKVAPEVSSDSSGLHPTP, from the exons ATGCCGTTGCCACTGGCCATTATGCAAGGACCTCGCTGGAGGATGAAGAGGTCTTTGAGCAGAAGCACACTAAGAGACCAGATGGGCTGTTCAGAAATCGATTTGAAGTCAGAAATC GTTTCCCAGGATGCCCTGAGAAGAACCATCTTCCCCCTGGGGGACTTAACAAAAGAGTTTGTAAAGAAAATAGCTGCAGAGAATAGACTCCATCATGTGCTTCAGAAGAAAGAG AGCATGGGCATCTGCTTCATTGGTAAAAGAAACTTCGAGCATTTCATTCTTCAG TATTTGCAGCCTCGGCCTGGAAAGTTTATTTCTATCGAGGATAATACAGTTCTGGGAACACATAAAG GTTGGTTCCTGTATACTTTGGGCCAGAGAGCTAAGATCAGTGGCTTGAGAGAGCCCTGGTACGTGGTGGAGAAGGATGGCACCAAGGGTGACGTGCTTGTG GCTCCCCAGGTAGACCACCCAGCTCTGTACAGGGACCTGCTCAGGACCAACCGTGTACACTGGATTGCCGAGGAGCCACCTGCTGCCTTGGTCAGAGACAAGATGATGGAGTGCCATTTCCGATTCCGCCACCAGATGGCACTAG TGCCCTGTGTGCTGACACTCAACCAGGATGGCACcgtgtgggtgacagctgtgaaGGCTGTGCGGGGCCTTGCCTTGGGACAG ttTGCTGTGTTCTACAAGGGTGATGAATGTCTTGGCAGTGGGAAAATCCTACGATTAGGGCCGTCTGCCTATACACTCCAGAAGGGCAAGAACAGAACCAAAGTGGCTCCCGAGGTCTCCAGTGACAGCTCAGGCCTGCACCCTACACCCTGA